A portion of the Betta splendens chromosome 2, fBetSpl5.4, whole genome shotgun sequence genome contains these proteins:
- the wrap53 gene encoding telomerase Cajal body protein 1, producing the protein MSDGGAESCGGTGQNAEAESEPPQQVPSLPADDSLAVGHASGDGASPVAKRSKMSEEESDLAEYAEPHTTHEEIPGHPGMQQDHSTLAQTHVKPFILCTGEPPDGHKGNELPVGVDGEEGSHQNGAHEAKAEEEHSSNGSADSPVEGHQLGLDFTQSPQMLTGSWTEYSTITENYLKGCKWAPDGSCILTNSADNVLRVYNLPPEIYSYNWDLLPEMSPVLRMAEGDTIYDYCWYPKMNSLDPDTCFLASSSRDNPVHLWDAFCGEVRASFRPYNHLDELTAAHSLCFSPDGTQLYCGFDKTVRVFYTERPGRDCEQRPTVAKKQGQSGIISCFGFSPCQSVYACGSYSRCAGLYSCQDGTLLALLPTRHHGGLTHLLFSPDGNYLYTGGRKDAEILCWDLREPGKVVFSLKRNVATNQRIYFDLDLSGKYLLSGNTEGVVSVWDIQTVPPDSDEELLQPLLSFQAHWDCTNGISIHPFMPLLASSSGQRQFPSPADGEGDSASESEGGEAVTTAPDRQDNTLSLWWAGPLGPVAEENQEQQPAAVES; encoded by the exons ATGTCTGATGGAGGTGCTGAAAGCTGTGGTGGGACAGGGCAAAACGCAGAAGCGGAGAGTGAGCCCCCTCAACAAGTCCCGTCTCTACCGGCAGATGACAGCTTAGCTGTAGGACACGCGTCAGGGGACGGGGCCTCTCCAGTCGCCAAGCGGTCCAAAATGAGTGAAGAGGAATCGGACCTAGCAGAGTATGCAGAGCCTCACACAACGCATGAAGAAATACCTGGGCACCCAGGCATGCAACAGGATCACTCCACCTTAGCACAAA CACATGTGAAACCTTTTATTCTATGCACAGGTGAACCGCCTGACGGTCATAAAGGGAATGAGTTGCCTGTCGGTGTCGATGGTGAAGAAGGAAGCCACCAGAATGGAGCTCATGAGgcaaaggcagaggaggaacacagTTCAAATGGATCTGCAGACAGCCCAGTTGAAGGGCATCA GCTTGGCTTAGACTTTACCCAGAGCCCTCAGATGCTGACTGGTTCTTGGACTGAGTACTCCACCATAACAGAGAATTACCTTAAAGGCTGCAAATG GGCCCCTGATGGTTCCTGTATCCTGACCAACAGTGCAGACAATGTGCTCCGTGTGTACAACCTCCCTCCAGAGATTTACAGCTATAACTGGGACCTGCTTCCTGAGATG AGCCCAGTGCTAAGGATGGCTGAGGGAGACACCATCTACGACTACTGCTGGTATCCCAAAATGAACTCTCTGGACCCGGACACATGCTT CCTAGCCAGCAGTAGCCGTGACAACCCCGTCCACTTGTGGGATGCATTCTGCGGGGAGGTGCGAGCCAGTTTCCGACCCTACAATCACCTGGATGAGCTGACGGCTGCTCActccctctgcttctcaccCGACGGCACGCAGCTGTACTGCGGCTTTGACAAAACTGTGAGGGTCTTTTACACGGAGCGTCCTGGAAGAGACTGTGAGCAACGACCCACTGTAG CGAAGAAGCAGGGCCAAAGTGGCATCATCTCCTGCTTTGGCTTCAGTCCTTGCCAGTCTGTTTACGCCTGTGGCTCCTACTCTCGCTGCGCTGGCCTCTACTCCTGCCAAGATGGCACCCTGCTGGCCCTGCTGCCGACCCGACATCACGGAGGCCTCACCCATCTGCTCTTCTCCCCCGACGGCAACTACCTGTACACTGGAGGGCGCAAG GATGCAGAGATCCTTTGTTGGGACTTGAGAGAACCCGGCAAAGTTGTGTTTTCACTTAAGCGGAATGTGGCCACAAACCAGCGCATCTACTTTGACCTGGACCT GTCAGGCAAGTACCTGCTGAGCGGCAACACGGAGGGAGTGGTGTCAGTGTGGGACATCCAGACAGTTCCTCCTGATAGTGACGAGGAGCTACTCCAGCCTCTGCTCAGCTTCCAGGCCCACTGGGACTGCACTAATGGTATAAG TATTCATCCCTTCATGCCACTGCTGGCGAGCTCCAGCGGGCAGCGGCAGTTCCCATCGCCTGCCGACGGTGAGGGTGACTCGGCCTCCGAAAGCGAGGGCGGTGAAGCCGTCACGACAGCGCCGGACAGGCAGGACAACACCCTGAGTCTGTGGTGGGCCGGACCACTGGGCCCCGTCGCAGAGGagaaccaggagcagcagccggcAGCGGTGGAATCCTGA